A single genomic interval of Agarivorans aestuarii harbors:
- a CDS encoding HAD-IIA family hydrolase produces the protein MFYSPSEAFNAYLSIPERMPKNIPVEKCQTIDSITDIVDEVDVFLFDAYGVLNVGGTAIDGAKQQIDKLRQAGKVVMVVTNAATQNKQQLFNKFVQLGFDFSDQEIVNSREVLLQYMDLHSDSRLGVITLPEFRLDIQRPCLYPEDQEFWQAEEFLFLSGQAWNESLQQRFITELNHNPRRVWVGNSDLVAPLEDGVSQEPGSFTLTLPKELYPNVRCFGKPYAPIFEEALSRIKQSYGEVNPQRIAMIGDTLHTDILGGNAMGFKTVLVTQHGFLRGLDVAEHIAKSQITPHYQLASI, from the coding sequence ATGTTTTACAGCCCATCTGAGGCATTTAACGCCTATTTAAGCATTCCTGAACGTATGCCTAAAAATATTCCGGTAGAGAAGTGTCAAACCATTGATAGCATTACTGATATCGTAGACGAAGTTGATGTTTTTTTATTTGATGCCTACGGCGTATTAAATGTTGGTGGAACAGCGATAGATGGAGCTAAACAGCAAATCGATAAGTTACGACAAGCTGGCAAAGTAGTAATGGTGGTCACCAATGCCGCCACCCAAAACAAGCAGCAACTGTTTAACAAGTTTGTTCAGCTTGGTTTTGATTTTAGTGACCAAGAGATCGTAAACAGCCGAGAAGTATTGCTGCAATACATGGATTTACACAGCGACTCGCGCTTAGGGGTAATCACCCTCCCTGAGTTTCGCTTAGATATTCAACGCCCTTGTTTATACCCAGAGGACCAAGAGTTTTGGCAAGCCGAAGAGTTCTTGTTTTTAAGTGGGCAGGCTTGGAATGAAAGCTTACAACAGCGTTTTATTACCGAGCTTAATCACAACCCTCGCAGAGTGTGGGTGGGCAACTCTGACCTAGTTGCGCCCCTAGAAGATGGTGTATCACAAGAGCCCGGTAGTTTTACCCTTACCCTACCTAAAGAGCTGTACCCTAACGTTCGCTGTTTTGGTAAACCTTATGCGCCAATATTTGAAGAAGCACTCAGCCGAATAAAACAAAGCTATGGTGAAGTAAATCCGCAGCGCATAGCAATGATTGGCGATACTCTGCATACCGATATACTGGGTGGCAATGCGATGGGTTTTAAAACCGTACTGGTCACACAGCACGGCTTTTTGCGTGGTTTAGATGTTGCAGAGCATATAGCTAAAAGCCAAATTACCCCGCACTATCAGCTAGCCTCTATCTAA
- a CDS encoding LysR family transcriptional regulator — MNNNLYQQLDLNLLRTFLILYEELNMRRAAERLFISQPAVSQALKKLRYHFNNELFVKVSAGLEATAFADELKADIYPHLSGLESVINKNIELDLQSLNQTLEIALSPVVMACLSGSLYKAITKQAPNAKLVLTAWSNSTLEDIRKGKTLLGVNYDLKHPKELYSKRLVQLEGRAIVRQGHPLAAQTVTLAELAKYDIASMIIPGWNDNFVWLQKVMEEKGLTSRVGFRSEIMMALIDVVLHTNMFLPHSNLFPQEFYPNLRVLKIEQSQLIYNESIQSLYHIKNRNNPVQLWLSQLIKKVLEEQLLANKD; from the coding sequence ATGAATAACAACCTTTACCAGCAATTAGACTTAAACCTACTGAGAACCTTTTTGATCTTATATGAAGAACTAAACATGCGTAGAGCAGCTGAACGCTTATTTATATCGCAACCGGCCGTAAGCCAAGCCTTAAAAAAATTACGCTACCACTTCAATAATGAATTATTTGTAAAAGTATCTGCTGGCCTTGAAGCCACTGCATTTGCAGATGAACTAAAAGCCGATATTTATCCACACCTGTCGGGCTTAGAAAGTGTTATAAACAAAAACATCGAACTTGATCTTCAATCACTAAATCAAACTCTCGAAATAGCTCTTTCGCCAGTAGTAATGGCTTGCCTTTCTGGCTCTCTGTATAAAGCCATAACCAAACAAGCCCCAAACGCCAAGTTAGTATTAACTGCGTGGTCTAACTCAACACTTGAAGATATAAGAAAAGGAAAAACGCTACTTGGTGTGAACTACGATTTAAAACACCCCAAAGAGCTATATAGTAAGCGCCTTGTTCAACTCGAAGGACGAGCAATTGTTAGACAAGGTCACCCCTTAGCAGCTCAAACTGTCACCCTAGCTGAATTAGCAAAGTACGACATTGCGTCAATGATCATCCCAGGTTGGAACGATAATTTTGTTTGGTTACAAAAGGTTATGGAAGAAAAAGGCTTAACTAGTAGGGTCGGCTTTCGGTCTGAAATAATGATGGCACTGATTGATGTTGTACTACACACGAACATGTTTTTACCTCATTCAAACTTATTTCCTCAGGAGTTTTATCCCAATTTAAGAGTCTTAAAAATAGAACAAAGCCAGTTGATTTATAATGAAAGCATACAAAGCTTGTATCACATCAAGAACCGCAACAACCCCGTACAACTATGGTTAAGCCAACTCATTAAAAAGGTTCTCGAAGAACAATTGCTGGCTAACAAAGACTAA
- a CDS encoding outer membrane beta-barrel protein — protein sequence MKNTLLALVIGGLTSHSVLANEFFIGGGAGYQNVKVDASDTLLSNYSTDAGRAAIHVRGGVYLSENHRVTATINYMSDATVYRNALGEYPSHFDSKAQLAQNEYLLSYDYLHPLSENFSLFGGATVGLVNNKAKLSIEHKPQDGNPSSRYSHQSSKTDFTYGLQLGMQYKLTESLSVDVQYRHMFESYSEGFTRESGESTSLSFPYSNTYTVSLDYRF from the coding sequence ATGAAAAATACGTTATTGGCATTAGTAATTGGCGGCTTGACCAGCCATTCTGTATTGGCCAATGAATTTTTTATTGGTGGTGGTGCTGGCTATCAAAATGTGAAAGTTGATGCTTCAGACACACTGTTAAGTAATTATTCGACTGATGCTGGGCGAGCTGCTATCCACGTTCGTGGTGGTGTGTATTTAAGTGAGAACCACCGTGTTACTGCAACGATAAACTACATGAGCGACGCTACTGTCTATCGCAATGCTTTAGGAGAGTATCCAAGCCATTTTGATTCTAAAGCCCAATTGGCGCAGAACGAATACTTACTTTCGTATGACTATCTTCATCCATTGAGTGAAAATTTCTCTTTGTTTGGTGGGGCTACAGTGGGGCTAGTGAATAACAAGGCTAAGCTATCGATAGAACACAAGCCGCAAGATGGTAATCCAAGCTCGCGTTATTCTCATCAATCAAGTAAAACCGATTTTACCTACGGCTTACAGCTTGGCATGCAATACAAGTTAACTGAAAGCCTATCTGTAGATGTTCAGTATCGTCATATGTTTGAGAGTTATTCCGAAGGCTTCACTAGAGAAAGTGGAGAATCTACATCGCTATCTTTTCCTTATAGCAATACTTACACTGTTTCTTTAGATTATCGCTTCTAG
- a CDS encoding carboxylate/amino acid/amine transporter, translated as MQYLLSITLLWAFSFSLIGVYLAGQVDAWFSVLMRVALATLVFLPFLKPKQVSRALALKLMLVGAIQLGCMYGFYYQSFLFLSVPEVLLFTVMTPIYVTLVNDAFERRFNWQFLLSAFIATLGAVAIRYEGIDQGFVTGFLLVQGANLCFATGQVAYKRIMAKEPKLLAQQTVFAWFFVGALVVAVIAYLAMGNPERLPTTATQWGVLVYLGTIASGLGYFAWNKGATLVNIGALAVANNLLIPAGIAVNLLIWNHDADIMRLSIGAAIILAALAINERWAKRRMTKGMRKV; from the coding sequence ATGCAGTACTTACTATCTATCACTTTATTGTGGGCTTTTTCTTTTAGTTTAATTGGCGTGTATTTAGCTGGCCAAGTAGACGCGTGGTTCTCGGTGTTAATGAGAGTTGCTTTAGCCACCTTGGTGTTTCTGCCTTTTCTAAAACCTAAGCAGGTTAGCCGAGCACTAGCGCTTAAACTTATGCTGGTGGGGGCTATTCAACTAGGCTGCATGTATGGCTTTTATTATCAGTCATTCTTGTTCTTGTCGGTTCCCGAAGTATTGCTGTTTACAGTGATGACTCCCATTTACGTCACCTTGGTGAATGATGCTTTTGAGCGACGTTTTAATTGGCAGTTTTTGTTAAGTGCTTTTATCGCTACTTTAGGTGCGGTGGCGATCCGTTATGAAGGGATAGACCAAGGTTTTGTGACTGGCTTTTTATTGGTGCAAGGGGCTAATCTTTGCTTTGCCACTGGGCAGGTGGCTTATAAACGCATAATGGCCAAGGAGCCTAAGCTCTTGGCTCAGCAAACAGTATTTGCTTGGTTCTTTGTAGGTGCTTTGGTAGTGGCTGTGATTGCCTATTTGGCGATGGGCAATCCAGAACGTTTGCCTACTACCGCAACCCAGTGGGGAGTATTGGTGTATTTGGGCACAATAGCCTCTGGTTTGGGATACTTTGCTTGGAATAAGGGGGCTACCTTAGTCAATATTGGTGCGTTGGCCGTGGCTAATAATTTGCTTATTCCGGCCGGCATTGCAGTAAACTTGCTTATTTGGAACCATGATGCCGACATTATGCGCTTAAGCATTGGTGCCGCTATTATATTAGCTGCTCTGGCGATTAATGAGCGTTGGGCAAAGCGAAGAATGACTAAAGGCATGCGCAAGGTCTAA
- a CDS encoding VF530 family DNA-binding protein has protein sequence MNDLQQNNPLHGLKLEVLLDEIVEHYGWETLAFALNMNCFRNNPNTKSCLKFLRKTDWAREKVESFYLYRFKHLPRPDDVQYALPPRDRLVPLDQKPRSPVVIDITAKPQVQNKPKPKARPSRPAKARSAKPKTEKSNQSNSADPWADSPK, from the coding sequence ATGAACGATTTGCAACAAAACAACCCCTTGCACGGCTTAAAGCTGGAAGTGCTGCTCGATGAAATTGTTGAGCATTACGGCTGGGAAACCTTAGCGTTTGCCTTGAATATGAATTGCTTTCGCAATAACCCAAATACTAAGTCTTGCCTTAAGTTTCTGCGCAAAACCGACTGGGCTCGCGAAAAAGTAGAGAGCTTTTATCTTTATCGTTTTAAGCATTTGCCGCGTCCCGATGATGTTCAATATGCACTGCCGCCGCGCGATCGCCTAGTGCCCTTAGATCAAAAGCCCCGCTCGCCAGTGGTGATAGATATTACCGCCAAACCTCAAGTGCAAAACAAACCTAAGCCGAAAGCTAGACCTAGCCGACCTGCTAAAGCTCGCAGCGCAAAACCTAAGACTGAGAAATCTAACCAGAGTAATAGTGCAGATCCATGGGCTGATTCGCCTAAATAA
- a CDS encoding RNA methyltransferase, producing the protein MSQKLVQIGLVNPKSPSNVGSVMRAAGCFGATAVYYTGQRYARAARFNTDTKNQSLNIPLTGVDQLAEQVGDELKLVCIELAEGATPLPEFVHPEQALYVFGPEDGSISQALVDKADEVVYVPTKGCLNLAATVNVVLYDRLAKSDKASGGEALIRSSRDVNNRLKAK; encoded by the coding sequence ATGTCTCAAAAGTTAGTTCAAATTGGATTAGTTAACCCTAAAAGTCCCAGCAATGTGGGTTCGGTAATGCGCGCCGCTGGGTGTTTTGGCGCTACTGCGGTTTATTACACCGGCCAGCGTTATGCTCGCGCAGCCCGCTTTAATACCGATACTAAAAACCAAAGTTTGAATATTCCACTAACTGGGGTTGATCAACTCGCAGAACAAGTTGGCGATGAGCTAAAACTGGTGTGTATCGAGCTGGCCGAAGGGGCTACGCCTTTACCGGAGTTTGTTCACCCAGAGCAGGCCTTATATGTTTTTGGCCCCGAAGATGGCTCCATTAGCCAAGCTTTAGTCGATAAGGCTGATGAAGTGGTTTATGTTCCCACCAAGGGGTGTTTGAACTTGGCCGCCACAGTGAATGTGGTGCTCTACGATCGCCTAGCTAAATCAGATAAAGCCAGTGGTGGCGAAGCACTTATTCGCAGTAGTCGCGACGTAAATAACCGCTTAAAGGCTAAGTAA
- a CDS encoding rhodanese-related sulfurtransferase — protein sequence MKEITICALYKFVRLDNYKELQEPLLALMKQQQVRGTLLLAEEGINGTIAGPDTGISTVLAWLKSDSRLSQLTDKRSYSEQQPFNRSRVKLKKEIVTMGVEGIDPNHVVGSYVKPEDWNALIADPEVMVVDTRNDYEIQLGSFKHAVNPHTDTFREFPDYVAEELDPEKHKKVAMFCTGGIRCEKSTAYLKEQGFEEVYHLEGGILKYLEDVPEENSLWQGDCFVFDERVTVDHQLQPGDYELCSGCRMPISPSDKQSDKFEQGVSCPHCHDSLSDEQKMRFREREKQVRLAKQRGEQHVGMEAAEHSQQRREQKLQLRQAQRADKK from the coding sequence ATGAAAGAAATAACTATTTGTGCCCTTTATAAATTTGTTCGCCTAGATAATTATAAAGAACTGCAAGAACCGCTATTAGCCTTAATGAAACAACAACAGGTACGCGGCACATTATTACTGGCCGAAGAAGGCATAAATGGCACCATTGCCGGTCCAGACACTGGCATAAGCACGGTGTTGGCTTGGCTTAAAAGCGATAGTCGATTAAGCCAACTTACCGACAAACGCTCATACAGTGAGCAGCAGCCCTTTAACCGCTCTCGAGTTAAGCTCAAAAAAGAGATTGTAACCATGGGGGTGGAGGGCATAGACCCGAACCATGTGGTTGGATCTTACGTTAAACCTGAAGACTGGAACGCCTTAATTGCTGATCCAGAAGTGATGGTGGTTGATACCCGCAACGACTACGAAATTCAACTCGGTAGTTTTAAGCATGCGGTAAATCCGCATACCGATACCTTTCGCGAATTCCCAGACTATGTCGCTGAAGAACTCGACCCAGAAAAACACAAAAAAGTAGCAATGTTTTGCACTGGCGGCATTCGCTGTGAAAAATCCACCGCTTACTTAAAAGAGCAAGGTTTTGAAGAAGTTTATCATTTAGAAGGCGGTATTCTTAAATACTTAGAAGACGTCCCTGAAGAGAACTCCTTATGGCAAGGTGACTGCTTTGTATTTGATGAGCGGGTAACCGTAGATCACCAGTTACAGCCCGGTGACTACGAACTCTGTAGCGGCTGCAGAATGCCAATCTCGCCCAGTGATAAGCAAAGCGACAAATTTGAGCAAGGTGTTAGCTGTCCACATTGCCACGACAGCCTAAGCGACGAGCAAAAAATGCGTTTTAGAGAGCGTGAAAAACAAGTTCGCTTAGCTAAGCAGCGCGGTGAGCAACATGTGGGGATGGAAGCGGCAGAGCATAGCCAACAGCGCCGAGAACAAAAGCTGCAACTTCGCCAAGCGCAACGAGCCGATAAAAAATAG
- a CDS encoding chemotaxis protein CheV — MSSVLATVDQRTKLVGENRLELLIFKLNSMQLFAINVFKVKEVVKLPRMNKLPGSHSHISGVVTIRGHSIPVIDLRAAVKMPPAKEEAKVDCNLIITEYNRSVQGFMVGEVMHIVNTSWKDILPPPSSVGRSNYLTAITRIEHEEASRIVEIIDVEKVLAEIVSYNIAISDEALDEEVSHLLNGKRVLVVDDSSTARGQVKATLGQLGMEIIEAENGLQALNMLKAWADEGKSVYDEILLMITDAEMPEMDGYRLTAEVRGDERMSELFIALNTSLSGSFNDAMVEKVGCNRFISKFQPDLLVDVVQQRMRESLK; from the coding sequence ATGTCTAGTGTTTTAGCCACAGTGGATCAACGCACCAAACTTGTCGGCGAGAACCGTTTAGAACTGTTGATTTTTAAACTCAACTCTATGCAGTTGTTTGCGATAAACGTATTTAAAGTTAAAGAGGTGGTTAAGTTACCTCGCATGAACAAACTACCGGGTTCTCACTCACACATTAGTGGGGTAGTAACCATTCGTGGTCATTCCATTCCGGTTATTGATTTACGTGCTGCGGTAAAAATGCCACCGGCCAAAGAAGAAGCCAAAGTCGACTGTAACCTGATCATCACTGAGTATAATCGCAGCGTTCAAGGTTTCATGGTGGGCGAAGTAATGCACATTGTGAATACATCTTGGAAAGATATTTTACCTCCACCAAGCTCGGTAGGGCGCAGTAACTACCTCACCGCAATCACCCGTATCGAACATGAAGAAGCCAGCCGAATTGTAGAAATTATTGACGTAGAGAAAGTGCTGGCAGAAATCGTCAGTTACAACATCGCAATTTCAGACGAAGCCTTAGACGAAGAAGTCTCACATCTGCTTAATGGTAAGCGAGTATTGGTAGTTGACGATTCTTCAACCGCCCGCGGTCAAGTAAAAGCCACTCTAGGCCAGCTCGGCATGGAGATTATAGAAGCTGAAAATGGGCTACAGGCCTTGAACATGCTAAAAGCTTGGGCCGATGAAGGTAAATCAGTTTACGATGAAATCTTACTAATGATTACCGATGCCGAAATGCCTGAGATGGATGGTTATCGCTTAACCGCAGAAGTACGTGGTGATGAACGCATGAGCGAACTGTTTATAGCCTTAAACACCTCGCTTAGTGGCAGCTTTAACGACGCCATGGTGGAAAAGGTGGGCTGTAATCGCTTTATCTCTAAGTTCCAGCCAGACTTGTTAGTAGACGTAGTACAGCAGCGAATGCGCGAATCGTTAAAATAA
- a CDS encoding ChrR family anti-sigma-E factor, which yields MTNIQFHPADESLELYAAGQLDPAMSIMISAHLEYCPECRRRVEAAEQKMATQLEQAQPEAMNSELDSMLAMIMQQSPDSVIESPQPALQQEITLGNKRFPMPRALQAHPQHIGPWGRLPGKIQRARVDAVSDSKMNFIYMDQDSALPEHTHQGQEITLVLAGTFIDDAGTYVPGDFIIQDAQNKHTPRTAANQDCLCLTLLDAPLHFTSGLASLLNPFSQLFFK from the coding sequence ATGACTAACATTCAATTTCATCCGGCTGATGAAAGCCTTGAACTTTACGCCGCCGGTCAACTGGACCCAGCCATGAGCATTATGATTAGTGCTCACTTAGAATACTGCCCAGAATGCCGCCGCCGCGTAGAGGCTGCTGAGCAAAAGATGGCCACTCAACTTGAGCAAGCCCAGCCCGAAGCCATGAACAGCGAACTCGATTCGATGTTAGCGATGATTATGCAGCAAAGTCCTGACAGCGTGATTGAAAGCCCACAGCCCGCCTTGCAGCAAGAAATCACCCTTGGCAATAAGCGTTTCCCAATGCCCCGAGCCTTGCAAGCTCACCCGCAGCATATAGGCCCTTGGGGTCGTTTACCGGGTAAAATTCAACGTGCTCGAGTGGATGCGGTAAGTGACAGTAAAATGAACTTCATTTACATGGATCAAGACAGCGCACTGCCAGAGCATACTCATCAGGGGCAAGAAATAACCTTAGTACTGGCAGGCACCTTTATTGATGACGCAGGAACCTACGTACCGGGGGACTTCATCATTCAAGATGCGCAAAACAAACATACCCCGCGAACAGCCGCTAACCAAGATTGCTTATGCTTAACCTTGTTGGATGCACCTTTGCATTTCACCTCGGGCTTAGCATCGCTACTCAATCCATTTAGCCAACTGTTCTTCAAATAA
- a CDS encoding sigma-70 family RNA polymerase sigma factor, translating to MASQVAQPNNDDDIALLLANIASEQCRKSYDLLFRQVAPRLLNLARKQFVDESLALEMVQETMLKLWLKAGLYDSSKGNAMTWIFSVSRNVKFDLMRKGKHQQSWVQGDDLWPILSEEEDADKVSTEDQELVTNELKHLIAKLPEEQADIVRRVYLHGESQQQVSEILNLPLGTVKSRLRLALKKMKEALDD from the coding sequence ATGGCTAGTCAAGTAGCTCAGCCCAATAACGACGATGATATCGCTTTGTTATTGGCGAACATTGCCAGTGAGCAATGTCGTAAAAGTTATGACTTATTGTTCCGCCAAGTAGCACCACGTTTATTGAATTTGGCCAGGAAGCAATTTGTTGATGAATCTCTTGCCCTAGAAATGGTTCAAGAAACCATGCTTAAACTTTGGCTTAAAGCGGGTCTTTACGATTCGTCCAAGGGTAATGCAATGACTTGGATATTTTCGGTATCAAGAAACGTAAAGTTTGATTTGATGCGAAAAGGCAAGCACCAACAAAGCTGGGTACAAGGCGATGACTTATGGCCGATTCTTAGTGAAGAAGAAGACGCTGATAAAGTGTCGACCGAAGACCAAGAGTTGGTAACCAACGAGCTAAAACACTTAATTGCTAAGTTGCCAGAAGAACAAGCAGATATCGTAAGGCGGGTTTACTTACACGGTGAATCACAACAGCAAGTGTCTGAAATATTAAACCTACCGCTTGGCACTGTAAAAAGTCGCCTAAGATTAGCGCTGAAAAAAATGAAGGAGGCATTGGATGACTAA
- a CDS encoding nuclear transport factor 2 family protein produces the protein MSITASAPHIVKQLEQFYSELGMAQVERLSDIYADDIEFIDPLHHLHGLQDLRSYFEHLLQNTSQCHFEFHSRLIAEGEFSLTWQMQFAHPKLGNGRILSLDGISHLKFNEKIYYHRDYYDVSAMLHDHIPVIGWLSKKLKNGLAQ, from the coding sequence ATGAGTATCACGGCATCTGCACCGCATATTGTTAAGCAACTAGAGCAGTTTTACAGTGAGCTAGGTATGGCGCAGGTTGAGCGCTTATCTGATATTTATGCCGACGATATTGAGTTTATCGACCCTCTGCATCATCTTCACGGCTTACAAGACTTACGTAGCTATTTTGAACATCTTTTACAAAATACCAGCCAATGCCATTTTGAGTTTCACTCTCGGCTAATTGCAGAAGGTGAGTTTAGCCTTACTTGGCAAATGCAGTTTGCTCATCCCAAGTTAGGCAACGGGCGGATCTTGTCGCTAGATGGCATAAGCCACCTTAAGTTTAACGAAAAAATTTATTACCACCGTGATTACTATGACGTAAGCGCGATGTTGCATGACCATATTCCAGTAATTGGTTGGCTATCCAAAAAGCTTAAAAATGGGCTAGCACAATGA
- a CDS encoding SDR family NAD(P)-dependent oxidoreductase has product MNILITGASSGIGKQLALDYQKLGHTVWGQGRNQQRLQDLAEQGITPLQVELGELEQVRSSFADLPSMDLIVLCAGNCEYLDPQHFDAKLFERVWQSNVLTIANCLDALWANLKPGSQLALVGSLAHLLPFSQAGAYGSSKAAVHYLTQALGTDLGDKQVSVHCIQPGFVKTPLTDKNNFAMPSIISPEQASQAIIKGLNKGKTVIKFPSLFSGFLHILNCLPYRWQQNICRRLAHKEGA; this is encoded by the coding sequence ATGAATATTCTCATCACTGGTGCAAGCTCCGGCATTGGCAAGCAGTTAGCGCTTGATTACCAAAAGCTAGGCCATACGGTGTGGGGGCAGGGGCGTAACCAACAGCGTTTGCAAGACCTAGCCGAACAAGGCATCACGCCGCTGCAAGTAGAACTTGGCGAGCTAGAACAGGTGCGCAGTAGCTTTGCCGATTTGCCATCAATGGATCTCATTGTGTTGTGTGCCGGCAATTGTGAATACTTAGACCCTCAGCATTTCGACGCCAAACTGTTTGAGCGAGTGTGGCAAAGCAATGTGCTTACCATAGCTAACTGCTTAGATGCCTTATGGGCTAACTTAAAGCCCGGCTCTCAACTGGCGTTAGTTGGTAGCCTTGCTCATTTATTGCCCTTTAGCCAAGCAGGCGCTTATGGCAGTAGCAAAGCCGCGGTGCATTATTTAACCCAAGCTCTAGGCACCGATTTGGGTGACAAGCAGGTGAGCGTTCATTGTATTCAACCAGGATTTGTTAAAACCCCACTCACCGACAAAAACAACTTTGCTATGCCCAGTATTATTAGCCCCGAGCAAGCTAGTCAAGCAATCATCAAAGGCCTCAATAAAGGTAAAACTGTGATTAAATTCCCTAGCTTATTCAGCGGCTTTCTGCACATACTCAATTGCTTGCCATATCGCTGGCAGCAAAATATCTGTCGCCGTTTAGCTCACAAGGAAGGAGCATAG
- a CDS encoding NAD(P)/FAD-dependent oxidoreductase, translating into MKIAIIGAGISGMTCAHLLKEQHEVTLLEQNDYLGGHTATNHVTIEGKEHAVDTGFIVFNDRTYPLFNKLLAKLGIQAQETEMSFSVVNPELNLQYNGHDLNTLFAQRSNLLKPSFYKFINEILRFNKLAKAAVDIDTAVSLGQFLEQHRFSRMFQENYLLPMGAAIWSSSLNGIMQFPMQFFARFFVNHGLLDVANRPQWYVIPGGSKQYIKPLLAGLDEQIRLNSQVSSIHRDDSGVKITTSDGWQWQGDAVIFACHSDQALSALGAQASDDERSVLGKLKYQNNEVILHTDERLLPSIHRARASWNYLLPPSGDRGDRLASVTYDMNRLQGLSDAPQFCVTLNPLEPIAEDKVIKRFNYMHPVFSIDGHQAQQQRDNICGHNNSYFCGAYWHNGFHEDGVRSAVEVCRKFGVDL; encoded by the coding sequence ATGAAAATCGCCATTATAGGTGCCGGCATATCCGGCATGACCTGTGCGCACTTATTAAAAGAGCAGCATGAGGTAACGCTATTAGAACAAAATGACTACTTAGGTGGCCATACCGCCACTAACCATGTGACTATAGAGGGCAAAGAGCATGCAGTAGACACCGGCTTTATTGTGTTTAATGACCGCACCTATCCTTTGTTTAACAAGTTGTTAGCCAAGTTGGGCATTCAAGCTCAAGAAACTGAAATGAGTTTTAGTGTGGTAAACCCAGAGCTCAACTTGCAGTATAACGGCCACGATTTAAATACACTGTTTGCCCAACGCAGCAACTTACTTAAACCCAGCTTTTATAAATTTATCAATGAAATACTGCGGTTTAATAAGCTAGCTAAAGCAGCGGTAGACATCGATACCGCGGTAAGCCTTGGCCAGTTTTTAGAGCAGCATCGCTTCTCGCGCATGTTTCAAGAGAACTACTTATTGCCAATGGGCGCGGCTATTTGGTCCTCTTCGTTAAACGGCATTATGCAGTTTCCGATGCAGTTTTTTGCTCGCTTTTTTGTGAATCACGGTTTGTTAGACGTAGCCAACCGGCCGCAATGGTATGTCATTCCCGGTGGCTCAAAACAATACATTAAGCCGCTGCTAGCGGGCTTAGATGAGCAGATCCGTTTGAATAGCCAAGTGAGTAGTATTCACCGAGATGATTCAGGCGTTAAGATTACAACCAGCGATGGCTGGCAATGGCAGGGCGACGCGGTAATTTTTGCTTGTCATAGTGACCAAGCGTTGTCGGCATTAGGCGCTCAGGCCAGTGATGATGAGCGTTCGGTACTAGGCAAACTCAAGTATCAAAATAACGAAGTAATTCTGCATACCGACGAGCGCTTGTTACCAAGCATTCATCGTGCGCGAGCTAGTTGGAATTACCTATTACCACCTAGTGGTGATAGAGGCGACCGCCTAGCCAGTGTTACCTACGACATGAACCGTTTGCAGGGCTTAAGCGATGCGCCGCAGTTTTGCGTTACCCTAAATCCCCTAGAGCCGATAGCCGAAGATAAAGTAATTAAGCGCTTTAATTACATGCATCCGGTGTTTTCAATAGATGGCCATCAAGCTCAACAACAACGCGACAATATTTGCGGGCACAACAACAGCTATTTTTGTGGCGCTTATTGGCACAACGGTTTTCACGAAGATGGCGTGCGCTCGGCTGTGGAGGTGTGTCGTAAGTTTGGAGTGGACCTATGA